In Armatimonadota bacterium, a single genomic region encodes these proteins:
- a CDS encoding SUMF1/EgtB/PvdO family nonheme iron enzyme, giving the protein MLTTLLAAAALQQDIFSETFPQNGASFKMVRIPDGLHKGTQIKDIYAAQTELTWEVYEVWFLQKDQTIEEQTTVRPDAISRPSRPYAVIFTGFGHHEFPAICISLNSAQEFCKWLSKKTGKNYRLPTRTEWEYLAGASPEKPDETSWHWDNAEDTTHKIANKKPNAFGLFDCFGNVAEWTLDKEEYGVAGGSWKTKPVDLKQEYWQPSTPKWNEADPQTPKSKWWLANGQFIGLRLVCTK; this is encoded by the coding sequence ATGCTCACAACGCTCCTTGCCGCCGCCGCTCTCCAGCAGGACATATTCTCCGAAACCTTCCCTCAAAACGGCGCTAGCTTCAAGATGGTGCGAATCCCCGACGGATTGCACAAAGGCACCCAGATCAAGGACATTTACGCCGCCCAGACAGAGCTGACCTGGGAAGTCTACGAGGTTTGGTTCCTCCAAAAGGATCAGACGATCGAAGAGCAAACCACCGTCCGCCCTGACGCGATTTCGCGCCCAAGTCGCCCTTACGCAGTGATCTTCACCGGCTTCGGTCACCACGAATTTCCGGCAATATGTATCTCCCTGAACTCTGCTCAAGAGTTCTGTAAGTGGCTCTCCAAGAAGACAGGAAAGAACTACCGATTACCCACTCGCACAGAATGGGAGTACCTTGCTGGAGCCAGCCCCGAAAAGCCTGACGAAACAAGCTGGCACTGGGATAACGCCGAAGACACCACCCATAAAATCGCGAACAAGAAGCCAAACGCCTTCGGCCTTTTCGACTGCTTCGGAAACGTCGCCGAGTGGACGCTTGACAAGGAAGAGTACGGCGTTGCCGGAGGCTCTTGGAAAACGAAGCCCGTCGACCTCAAACAAGAATACTGGCAGCCCTCCACTCCGAAATGGAATGAGGCTGATCCACAGACTCCCAAAAGCAAATGGTGGTTGGCAAACGGACAATTTATCGGTTTGCGACTCGTTTGCACAAAGTAG
- a CDS encoding TIM barrel protein, with the protein MDLSRRELMAAGAALGVNKMDAITEIGNSLRGEKFKAKYAPHFGMFSNHAKSDLDQLKFAADEGFHAWEDNGMAGRPVEDQAKLAKTMSDLGITMGVFVVNLGTAWSATLTTGKEDSRKKFLDECRVAVDCAKRVNAKWMTVVPGTISYNMEMGYQTANVIESLRYASEIFEPHGLVMVLEALNYRDHPSLFLNKMAQGFEICRAVNSPSCKLLMDLYHQQIHEGNLIPNMDAAYSEIGYFQIGDNPGRNEPLTGEVNYQNVFRHIKAKGFTGVLGMEHGNSQRGKEGERKVIDAYRWCDQ; encoded by the coding sequence ATGGATCTTTCGAGACGAGAGCTGATGGCGGCGGGAGCCGCCCTCGGCGTGAACAAAATGGATGCAATCACAGAAATCGGCAACTCCCTCCGAGGCGAAAAATTCAAGGCTAAGTACGCCCCCCACTTTGGAATGTTCTCGAACCACGCAAAGTCGGATCTCGACCAGCTGAAGTTTGCTGCCGACGAGGGATTCCATGCCTGGGAAGATAATGGGATGGCGGGCCGTCCAGTTGAGGACCAAGCGAAACTTGCCAAGACAATGAGCGATCTCGGGATCACTATGGGCGTTTTCGTGGTCAACCTCGGAACTGCCTGGAGTGCCACGCTAACGACCGGAAAGGAGGATTCGAGAAAGAAGTTTCTTGACGAATGTCGAGTGGCTGTAGACTGCGCGAAGCGGGTAAACGCCAAATGGATGACCGTCGTGCCTGGAACCATTTCCTACAACATGGAGATGGGATACCAGACAGCCAACGTCATTGAGTCTCTGCGCTACGCAAGCGAGATTTTCGAGCCGCACGGGTTGGTGATGGTGCTCGAAGCCCTCAACTACCGCGACCATCCGAGTCTATTTTTGAATAAGATGGCCCAGGGTTTCGAGATATGTCGAGCCGTCAATTCTCCGAGCTGCAAGCTGCTTATGGACCTCTACCACCAGCAAATCCACGAAGGAAACCTGATTCCCAACATGGACGCCGCTTACTCCGAAATCGGATACTTCCAAATCGGCGACAACCCCGGCCGCAACGAGCCCCTGACCGGAGAAGTGAACTACCAGAACGTCTTCCGCCACATTAAGGCAAAGGGCTTCACCGGTGTTCTGGGAATGGAACACGGCAACAGCCAACGTGGCAAAGAAGGCGAGCGCAAGGTGATCGACGCTTATCGTTGGTGCGATCAGTAG
- a CDS encoding Gfo/Idh/MocA family oxidoreductase: MDITRRQVLVGGAAAALSSTSFAGGVFQDKPTIKVGLIGCGGRGSGAIRDNLAAEPGAVVWAVADLFGDRLEGALTGLKNDLKGRCQVGGRFYSGFDAYKQVLAEDVDVVILTTPPAFRHIHFAAAVAAGKHVFMEKPVAVDGPGIRSVMASAALAKSKNLSVVAGTQRRHDVAYNECIKAIKDGAMGDVLQMNCYWNQGGLWLNPRQPSWSDVETQIRNWLYYTWVGGDHIVEQHVHNLDVCNWVMGTHPVKATSMGGRQTRTDAAYGHVFDHFATEYEYANGVKMMSYCRQADGCASRVSEQIIGSKGQSNANTSIKGEKNWRFEGDRPNPYVLEHGRLYKSIKANEGFNEGVQVAESTLTAIMGRMSAYSGEEITWEKALNSQVSLMPNPLGFNDLPVPPVAVPGTTKGVY, translated from the coding sequence ATGGATATCACTCGACGCCAAGTGCTCGTCGGCGGAGCTGCCGCAGCACTCAGCAGCACGTCCTTTGCGGGCGGTGTTTTTCAAGATAAACCGACCATTAAGGTGGGACTGATTGGATGTGGAGGTCGTGGCAGCGGTGCGATCCGAGACAATCTCGCCGCGGAGCCGGGGGCTGTTGTATGGGCGGTCGCGGACCTTTTCGGAGATCGGCTAGAGGGTGCGCTGACGGGACTGAAGAACGATTTGAAGGGTCGTTGCCAAGTCGGTGGTCGGTTCTACAGCGGATTTGATGCATACAAGCAGGTGCTGGCCGAGGACGTCGACGTTGTCATTCTGACCACTCCTCCTGCGTTTCGGCACATCCATTTCGCCGCCGCAGTTGCTGCGGGCAAGCACGTCTTCATGGAGAAGCCTGTCGCAGTCGATGGCCCCGGGATCCGGTCGGTGATGGCTTCCGCCGCACTTGCCAAATCTAAGAACCTCAGTGTCGTGGCCGGAACGCAACGAAGGCATGATGTTGCTTACAATGAGTGCATTAAGGCGATCAAAGATGGCGCAATGGGCGACGTTCTGCAGATGAACTGTTACTGGAACCAAGGCGGGCTCTGGCTTAACCCTCGCCAGCCATCGTGGTCCGACGTCGAAACTCAAATTCGAAACTGGCTCTACTACACCTGGGTTGGTGGAGACCACATCGTTGAGCAACACGTACATAACCTAGACGTCTGTAACTGGGTCATGGGAACCCATCCGGTGAAGGCAACTTCGATGGGTGGTCGCCAAACCCGAACGGACGCGGCATACGGACACGTATTCGACCACTTCGCAACCGAGTACGAGTACGCCAACGGCGTCAAAATGATGAGTTACTGCCGCCAAGCCGACGGCTGCGCTTCACGAGTCTCCGAGCAGATCATCGGTTCGAAGGGTCAAAGCAACGCTAATACCAGCATCAAGGGCGAGAAGAACTGGCGCTTTGAGGGTGATCGTCCGAATCCGTATGTCTTGGAGCACGGGCGTCTCTACAAGTCGATCAAGGCAAACGAAGGATTCAACGAAGGCGTCCAAGTTGCCGAGAGCACCCTGACCGCCATCATGGGCCGAATGAGCGCTTACTCAGGCGAAGAGATCACCTGGGAGAAGGCGCTGAACTCGCAGGTTAGCCTGATGCCAAATCCGCTTGGGTTCAATGACCTCCCAGTTCCCCCGGTAGCCGTCCCCGGAACAACTAAAGGCGTGTACTGA
- a CDS encoding RbsD/FucU domain-containing protein, translated as MKAHFLLPMLLLAASAIAQAPSLETMLKAKLPALGHRNWIVVADSAYPLQTALGIETITVNMSQLEAVKVVMSALNKTKHVRPNIMVDKELQFVPERDAKGITAYRKSLDEMLKGKAVSREMHEDIIAKLDEAGKTFKVLLIKTPHIQPYTSVFFQLECGYWSGEAEARMREAMKSSG; from the coding sequence ATGAAGGCTCATTTTCTTCTTCCAATGTTGCTGTTGGCCGCCTCTGCCATCGCTCAAGCCCCTTCGCTCGAGACCATGCTGAAGGCAAAACTTCCCGCACTCGGGCACCGAAATTGGATCGTGGTCGCCGACTCGGCTTACCCGCTCCAAACCGCACTGGGAATCGAAACAATCACGGTTAACATGTCCCAACTTGAGGCCGTTAAAGTGGTCATGTCGGCACTCAATAAGACGAAGCACGTTCGACCGAACATCATGGTGGACAAGGAATTGCAGTTCGTCCCGGAACGAGATGCAAAGGGAATCACAGCTTATCGCAAGTCACTCGATGAGATGCTCAAAGGAAAAGCCGTGTCTCGCGAGATGCATGAGGACATCATCGCCAAGCTCGACGAGGCGGGGAAGACGTTCAAAGTTCTACTGATCAAGACTCCGCACATCCAGCCCTACACATCGGTTTTCTTCCAACTTGAGTGCGGTTACTGGTCAGGCGAAGCTGAGGCGCGAATGCGCGAGGCAATGAAGAGTAGCGGCTGA
- a CDS encoding nucleotidyltransferase domain-containing protein — translation MRDEILGQLARIESQEQIRVLFAVESGSRAWGFESANSDWDVRFVYARQHEDYLRLDEFRDVIEESLPNDLDVVGWDLKKALKLMHKCNPSIMEWLTTTELYREDSRLTSQLRELAKEYFQPVAARHHYWSMAQTNLERNLKGETVSLKKYLYVIRPILACRWLETQPGWPAVRFEELVEKCLHEEDVREAIDRLIMFKKSAPESFAGPRDPILHPWLWTAIERLRPQKGERKEFRSWDKLNEWFRQVLSAQ, via the coding sequence ATGCGAGACGAAATTCTGGGTCAACTGGCTCGAATCGAAAGCCAGGAACAGATTCGGGTGCTATTTGCCGTTGAGTCTGGTAGCCGAGCTTGGGGATTTGAAAGTGCGAATTCGGATTGGGATGTGCGATTCGTTTATGCGCGTCAACACGAGGACTACCTGCGGCTCGACGAGTTTCGTGATGTGATCGAGGAGTCTCTTCCGAACGATCTCGATGTTGTTGGTTGGGACCTGAAAAAAGCGCTCAAGCTAATGCACAAATGCAATCCGTCGATCATGGAGTGGCTGACCACAACGGAGTTGTATCGAGAGGATTCTCGGCTTACTTCGCAGCTGAGAGAGCTTGCGAAAGAGTATTTCCAACCTGTCGCGGCTCGACACCACTACTGGAGCATGGCGCAGACTAATCTTGAACGGAACCTGAAAGGTGAAACCGTCTCGCTCAAGAAGTACCTCTACGTGATCCGTCCGATCTTGGCGTGTCGATGGCTGGAAACTCAGCCCGGTTGGCCCGCTGTTCGTTTTGAGGAGTTGGTGGAAAAATGCTTGCATGAGGAAGATGTCCGCGAGGCGATTGATCGACTCATCATGTTCAAGAAATCGGCACCGGAAAGCTTCGCTGGTCCGCGCGATCCGATCCTTCACCCATGGCTGTGGACTGCAATCGAGCGGCTGAGACCACAAAAAGGTGAACGAAAAGAATTCCGAAGTTGGGACAAACTAAACGAATGGTTCCGCCAAGTCCTGTCAGCACAGTGA
- the ilvD gene encoding dihydroxy-acid dehydratase encodes MSTFDVKHKSRTISEGSDKTANRAMLRAMGLGDKELAQPWVGVATVWSEATPCNVNLDYQGIKVAEAINADGGTARRFNTISVADGIAMGHDGMRMSLISREIIADSVEAMMRGHCYDALVGVAGCDKSLPGMLMVMARLNVPSVFLYGGTIMPGRHRDKDVTIQDAFEAAGSFAAGKIDAAELHSVECAVCPGAGACGGQYTANTMACVAEALGMTVLGSSSPPAESAERLEFLEKTGLQVLESLRAGILPRQILTRKAFENAIMVGAATGGSTNIALHIPAIAHEVGIEITLDDIDRISRATPTLADLRPGGRFVMLDMHKIGGVPVVLKALLESGHLHGDCLCVNGKTMAENLEGIALPDGEVVRDKDHAVEATGGLVIVRGNLAPDGAVIKTTGVKKLVHTGPARVFDGEEAAMRAVQNREILAGDVVVIRYEGPKGGPGMREMLGVTAAIVGQGLGNDVALLTDGRFSGATKGLMVGHVGPEAFDGGPIALVQTGDLVTVDAEAGVLSMAVSDSQLATRRLGWKQPEPYPNGVLAKYVKLVGPACRGAVTH; translated from the coding sequence ATGAGCACATTTGACGTCAAACACAAATCTCGAACCATCTCCGAAGGGAGCGACAAGACTGCCAACCGCGCCATGCTTCGGGCGATGGGCCTAGGGGATAAGGAGCTTGCCCAGCCTTGGGTGGGTGTCGCGACCGTCTGGAGCGAGGCGACGCCTTGCAACGTGAACCTTGACTACCAGGGGATCAAGGTTGCCGAGGCGATCAACGCCGACGGCGGCACGGCGCGGCGGTTCAACACCATCTCAGTCGCCGACGGAATCGCGATGGGGCACGATGGAATGCGGATGTCGCTCATCAGCCGCGAAATCATCGCCGACTCGGTAGAGGCAATGATGCGCGGGCACTGCTACGATGCGTTGGTTGGCGTCGCGGGGTGCGACAAGAGCCTGCCGGGAATGCTGATGGTCATGGCTCGGCTCAATGTGCCTTCGGTCTTTCTCTACGGAGGAACGATTATGCCTGGACGGCATCGGGATAAAGACGTGACGATCCAAGACGCTTTCGAGGCGGCGGGATCGTTTGCCGCCGGGAAGATTGATGCCGCCGAACTGCACTCGGTCGAGTGCGCGGTCTGCCCGGGCGCGGGAGCCTGCGGAGGGCAATACACCGCGAACACAATGGCTTGCGTCGCAGAGGCTCTCGGCATGACCGTGCTTGGTTCCAGTTCGCCCCCGGCGGAGTCTGCGGAGCGGCTCGAGTTCTTGGAGAAGACTGGTTTGCAGGTTCTGGAGTCTTTGCGGGCAGGGATCCTACCCCGACAGATCCTTACCCGAAAGGCGTTCGAGAACGCGATTATGGTTGGAGCCGCCACTGGTGGATCGACGAATATTGCTCTGCATATCCCCGCGATCGCCCACGAAGTAGGGATCGAGATCACGCTGGACGACATCGACCGGATCAGCCGAGCAACTCCAACTCTCGCAGACCTGCGCCCAGGCGGGCGGTTTGTGATGCTCGATATGCACAAGATTGGCGGGGTTCCGGTGGTGCTGAAGGCGCTGTTAGAGTCGGGGCATTTGCATGGCGATTGCCTTTGCGTCAATGGAAAGACGATGGCAGAAAACCTAGAAGGCATCGCGCTTCCTGATGGCGAGGTCGTTCGAGACAAAGATCACGCCGTCGAGGCAACGGGCGGCTTAGTCATCGTTCGCGGGAACTTGGCACCAGATGGCGCCGTGATTAAGACGACCGGCGTTAAGAAATTGGTCCACACCGGTCCAGCCCGGGTGTTTGATGGCGAAGAGGCGGCGATGCGTGCCGTTCAGAACCGAGAGATTCTGGCGGGTGATGTGGTGGTCATTCGCTACGAAGGACCAAAAGGCGGGCCGGGAATGCGGGAGATGCTTGGGGTAACAGCGGCGATTGTCGGGCAGGGGCTGGGCAACGATGTTGCCTTGTTGACCGATGGGCGGTTTAGCGGAGCGACGAAGGGACTGATGGTAGGCCACGTTGGTCCTGAGGCTTTTGATGGAGGGCCGATTGCCTTGGTGCAGACCGGGGATCTGGTGACGGTGGACGCCGAGGCGGGCGTCTTATCGATGGCGGTTTCGGATTCGCAGTTGGCGACTCGACGCTTGGGCTGGAAACAGCCGGAGCCGTATCCGAACGGGGTTTTGGCGAAGTACGTGAAGCTGGTCGGTCCGGCTTGCCGTGGTGCGGTGACGCATTGA